One region of Hoeflea sp. 108 genomic DNA includes:
- a CDS encoding response regulator transcription factor, translating into MSDLIEALQLGIRGYILKGVGARSLAEILHRVAGGETYVAPQLSARLVEDLEARISRDGSGDPLQQLTKREDQILRLVGGGLSNKEVALRLNLQEKTIKHHMTKVFAKLGVRNRTEAAMLIHEVRAGAR; encoded by the coding sequence ATGAGCGACCTGATCGAGGCACTGCAGCTCGGCATTCGCGGCTACATCCTCAAAGGCGTCGGGGCGCGCTCGCTGGCCGAGATTCTGCACCGCGTCGCAGGCGGCGAGACCTATGTCGCGCCGCAATTGTCCGCCCGTCTTGTCGAAGATCTCGAAGCGCGAATCTCCAGGGACGGCAGCGGCGATCCACTGCAACAGCTGACCAAGCGCGAGGACCAGATTCTGCGGCTGGTCGGCGGCGGGCTCAGCAACAAGGAAGTGGCGCTGCGCCTGAACCTGCAGGAAAAGACCATCAAGCACCACATGACCAAGGTCTTTGCCAAACTCGGCGTACGCAACCGCACCGAAGCCGCAATGCTGATTCACGAGGTCAGGGCCGGCGCGCGCTGA
- a CDS encoding XRE family transcriptional regulator, whose translation MSSEASKTAMASQPKVGALIRARRRQLSMTLQELCDAAGISVGYLSQVERDHATPSLGTLAQLARSLDVAVDYFIATPSMEDGLTRADQRNRFSVDGSSIIYERIAADFTGNVLSSFILNVPPGYRSETVSHEGEEILFILEGKITQRLEDDEMVLSAGDSLHFRGNRPHSWSNDTDKFARMLWTGTLPMFRSRTEHPALRGSRAETKTLGTKKERK comes from the coding sequence GTGTCCTCGGAGGCCAGCAAGACCGCGATGGCGAGCCAACCAAAGGTGGGCGCACTGATCCGTGCTCGCCGCCGGCAGCTGTCGATGACACTGCAGGAATTGTGCGACGCCGCGGGCATTTCCGTGGGCTATCTCAGCCAAGTCGAACGCGACCATGCCACCCCTTCCCTCGGCACCCTCGCCCAGCTGGCACGCAGCCTCGACGTGGCTGTGGATTATTTCATCGCCACCCCCTCGATGGAAGATGGGCTGACCCGCGCCGACCAGCGCAACCGCTTCTCGGTCGACGGCTCTTCGATCATCTACGAGCGCATCGCCGCCGACTTCACCGGCAACGTGCTGTCGTCCTTCATCCTCAACGTTCCGCCCGGCTACCGGTCCGAGACCGTCAGCCACGAAGGCGAGGAAATCCTGTTCATCCTCGAAGGCAAGATCACCCAGCGCCTCGAGGACGACGAAATGGTGCTTTCGGCCGGAGACAGCCTGCATTTCCGCGGCAACCGTCCGCACTCCTGGTCGAACGACACCGACAAGTTCGCGCGCATGCTCTGGACCGGCACCTTGCCGATGTTCAGGTCACGCACGGAGCATCCGGCCCTACGCGGTTCAAGGGCCGAGACAAAGACATTGGGAACCAAAAAGGAGAGAAAATGA
- a CDS encoding M23 family metallopeptidase yields MKTKAETAVFGRRKEPHTVIIARGNEIRHFTVRPWAAALAGSAFATIAIGYLLATSYLVFRDDLIGATTARQARMQHAYEDRISALRAQVDRITSRQLLDQQLMETKVTELLARQSKLSERNGRLEPLLDKAPTEAPATAPAPAKIIDERAALDSKTIGGTAALAYADASSAAARPFSFWSTRSSDADSESPADRADKLFVAINKSLRSIEDDQVQRIDTLTDGAYQAADAISETLQSAGLAVADDYGKSDVGGPLVAIDKSTMFDSKVKELDEALDALDRLKKQARKLPLANPAAGRPISSSFGVRKDPLIGTLALHSGMDFRAPFGSPARATAAGTVTKAGWNGGYGRMVEIDHGDGFVTRYAHLSKILVAPDQKVSAGDQVGEVGSSGRSTGPHLHYEVREDGNAIDPLRFIKAGKKLGPYL; encoded by the coding sequence TTGAAAACAAAAGCTGAGACCGCCGTCTTCGGCAGGCGCAAGGAACCCCATACGGTCATCATCGCGCGCGGCAACGAGATCCGTCACTTCACGGTGCGTCCGTGGGCTGCTGCCCTTGCCGGGTCAGCCTTTGCCACGATCGCCATCGGCTATCTGCTGGCAACCTCCTATCTCGTCTTTCGCGACGATCTGATCGGCGCGACCACGGCGCGCCAGGCGCGCATGCAGCACGCGTATGAGGACCGCATATCGGCGCTCAGGGCCCAGGTCGACCGCATCACCAGCCGACAGTTGCTCGACCAGCAACTTATGGAAACCAAGGTCACCGAACTTCTGGCGCGGCAGTCCAAGCTCAGTGAGCGCAACGGCCGGCTGGAGCCGCTGCTCGACAAGGCACCGACCGAGGCTCCAGCAACAGCCCCCGCCCCTGCAAAGATCATCGACGAGCGAGCAGCGCTCGACAGCAAGACCATTGGCGGCACGGCAGCACTCGCCTATGCCGACGCCAGCAGTGCTGCCGCACGCCCCTTCTCGTTCTGGTCGACACGGTCGAGCGACGCCGACAGCGAGAGCCCGGCCGACCGCGCCGACAAGCTGTTCGTCGCCATCAACAAGTCGCTGCGCAGCATCGAGGACGACCAGGTTCAGCGCATAGACACGCTCACCGATGGCGCCTACCAGGCAGCCGATGCCATCTCGGAGACCTTGCAGAGCGCCGGGCTGGCGGTAGCCGACGACTACGGCAAATCAGATGTCGGCGGCCCGCTGGTGGCCATCGACAAATCGACGATGTTCGACAGCAAGGTGAAAGAACTCGACGAAGCACTCGACGCGCTCGACCGGCTGAAAAAACAGGCGCGCAAGCTGCCACTCGCCAATCCGGCGGCGGGGCGCCCGATCTCCAGCAGCTTCGGCGTGCGCAAGGACCCCCTCATCGGCACGCTGGCGCTTCATTCGGGCATGGATTTCCGCGCCCCCTTCGGCTCGCCGGCCCGCGCCACGGCCGCCGGCACCGTCACCAAGGCCGGCTGGAACGGCGGTTATGGCCGGATGGTGGAAATCGACCATGGCGACGGCTTCGTCACCCGCTACGCGCATCTGAGCAAGATCCTGGTGGCACCCGATCAAAAGGTGTCGGCCGGCGACCAGGTCGGCGAAGTCGGCAGCAGCGGCCGCTCGACCGGCCCGCACCTGCACTATGAAGTGCGCGAAGACGGCAATGCCATAGACCCCCTGCGCTTCATCAAGGCCGGCAAGAAACTCGGCCCGTATCTCTAG
- a CDS encoding ABC transporter permease yields MATTRDWLLDDSPSSRLQARLGRSYRLSRSLMRNPLAVVGAIIVLALILVALFAPWIATHSPIGQDLANRLKPPSAENWMGTDELGRDIWSRVVYGARITLMIVALVAVLAAPVGLIVGAVAGYFGGWTDRILMGITDIFLSMPKLILALAFVAALGPGIQNAIIAIAIATWPGYARIARAETLTIRNSEFVSAVELQGASPLRVIVNHILPLCTSSMIIRVTLDMAGIILTAAGLGFIGLGAQPPLPEWGAMISRGRSFILDQWWVATMPGFAIVIVSLGFCFLGDGLRDVLDPKHGDRQ; encoded by the coding sequence ATGGCGACCACCCGCGACTGGCTTCTCGACGATTCGCCGTCCTCGCGCCTGCAGGCGCGCCTTGGCCGCAGCTATCGTCTTTCGCGCTCCTTGATGCGCAATCCCCTGGCCGTGGTCGGCGCGATCATCGTGCTGGCCCTGATCCTGGTCGCGCTGTTTGCGCCCTGGATCGCCACGCATTCGCCCATCGGCCAGGACCTTGCCAACCGGCTCAAGCCACCGAGCGCCGAAAACTGGATGGGCACTGACGAGCTCGGCCGCGACATCTGGAGCCGCGTCGTCTACGGCGCACGCATCACTTTGATGATCGTGGCGCTGGTGGCGGTGCTCGCGGCCCCCGTCGGTCTGATCGTCGGTGCTGTCGCTGGCTATTTCGGCGGCTGGACCGACCGCATCCTGATGGGCATCACCGACATCTTCCTGTCGATGCCGAAGCTGATCCTGGCGTTGGCCTTCGTCGCGGCTCTTGGGCCCGGCATCCAGAACGCCATTATCGCCATCGCCATTGCCACCTGGCCCGGCTATGCCCGCATCGCCCGAGCCGAGACGCTCACCATCCGCAACTCCGAGTTCGTCTCCGCGGTCGAGTTGCAGGGGGCTTCGCCCTTGCGCGTCATCGTCAACCACATCTTGCCGCTCTGCACCTCGTCGATGATCATCCGTGTCACACTCGACATGGCCGGCATCATCCTGACGGCGGCCGGCCTCGGCTTCATCGGTCTCGGCGCCCAGCCGCCGCTGCCGGAATGGGGCGCGATGATCTCGCGCGGCCGCTCCTTCATTCTTGACCAGTGGTGGGTTGCGACCATGCCCGGTTTCGCCATCGTCATCGTCAGCCTCGGCTTCTGCTTTCTCGGAGACGGCCTGCGCGATGTCCTCGACCCCAAACATGGAGACCGCCAATGA
- a CDS encoding ABC transporter ATP-binding protein has protein sequence MSALLEIENLRVTFPTARGPVDVVKGLSLTLGRERLGIVGESGSGKSMTGRSILRLIRAPGRVTADKLRFDGIDLLAQSEKQMRAVRGARISMVMQDPKFSLNPVMTIGDQIAEALLTHQKLARADIRGRTLAMLEAVRINDPERVLGLYPHEVSGGMGQRIMIAMMLIPEPDLLIADEPTSALDVSVQAQVLEIIDDLVKRKGMGLILISHDLDLVSTYCDRILVMRGGEVVEECAAGELRNAKHPYTRGLLAAIPRLDEDREELPVLQRNEAST, from the coding sequence ATGAGCGCGCTCCTGGAAATCGAGAACCTGCGCGTCACGTTTCCGACGGCGCGCGGCCCGGTGGACGTGGTCAAGGGCCTATCGCTGACGCTCGGCCGCGAGCGTCTCGGCATCGTCGGCGAAAGCGGTTCGGGCAAGTCGATGACCGGCCGCTCGATCCTGCGGCTGATCCGTGCCCCCGGCAGGGTCACAGCCGACAAGCTGCGCTTCGATGGCATCGACCTGCTCGCCCAGTCGGAAAAGCAGATGCGCGCCGTCAGGGGCGCACGCATCTCCATGGTCATGCAGGACCCCAAGTTCTCACTGAATCCGGTCATGACCATCGGCGACCAGATCGCAGAGGCGCTTCTGACGCACCAGAAGCTTGCCCGCGCCGACATCAGGGGCCGCACGCTGGCCATGCTCGAGGCGGTGCGCATCAACGATCCCGAGCGTGTGCTTGGCCTCTATCCGCACGAGGTTTCGGGCGGCATGGGCCAGCGCATTATGATCGCCATGATGCTGATCCCCGAGCCGGACCTGCTGATTGCCGACGAGCCGACCTCGGCGCTGGACGTTTCGGTCCAGGCACAGGTGCTCGAGATCATCGACGACCTCGTCAAGCGCAAGGGCATGGGCCTGATCCTGATCAGCCACGACCTCGATCTGGTGTCCACCTATTGCGACCGCATCCTGGTGATGCGGGGCGGCGAGGTGGTGGAGGAGTGTGCTGCCGGCGAACTCCGCAACGCCAAACATCCCTACACGCGCGGCCTGCTCGCCGCGATCCCGCGTCTTGACGAAGATCGCGAGGAGCTTCCGGTCCTGCAACGCAACGAGGCTTCGACATGA
- a CDS encoding ABC transporter ATP-binding protein yields the protein MSALKIEHLDISYGDSRVTHDISLSVAEGESFALVGESGSGKTTVLKAIAGMARSWTGSITAFGHARTPGIDRGFARQCQMVFQDPYGSLHPRKTVDATLSEPLAIHGISDNGERVDEVMQSVGLDRRFRFRFPHQLSGGQRQRVAIARALILKPKLLLLDEPTSALDVSVQAEILNLLKRLRREQGLTYLMVTHNLAVVSFLCDRLAVMRHGRIVEVANVDQLKRGALETPYSRELIEFSASHAKA from the coding sequence ATGAGTGCGCTGAAGATCGAACACCTCGACATCTCCTACGGCGATTCGAGGGTCACCCACGACATCAGCCTTTCGGTCGCCGAGGGCGAGAGCTTTGCGCTTGTCGGCGAGAGCGGCTCGGGCAAGACCACCGTGCTCAAGGCCATTGCCGGCATGGCAAGGAGCTGGACCGGCTCCATCACCGCCTTCGGTCACGCCCGCACACCCGGTATCGACCGCGGCTTTGCCCGCCAGTGCCAGATGGTGTTCCAGGACCCCTATGGCTCTCTGCATCCGCGCAAGACAGTCGACGCAACGCTGAGCGAGCCGCTGGCCATCCATGGCATCTCCGACAATGGCGAGCGCGTCGACGAGGTGATGCAGTCGGTCGGCCTCGACCGCCGCTTCCGCTTCCGCTTCCCGCACCAGCTGTCGGGGGGGCAGCGTCAGCGCGTGGCGATTGCGCGCGCGCTCATCCTCAAGCCTAAGTTGCTGTTGCTCGATGAGCCGACGTCGGCGCTCGACGTGTCGGTGCAGGCCGAAATCCTCAACCTGCTCAAGCGCCTGCGTCGCGAGCAGGGGCTGACCTATCTCATGGTCACCCACAATCTCGCCGTCGTCTCCTTCCTCTGCGACCGTCTGGCCGTCATGCGCCATGGCCGGATTGTCGAAGTAGCCAACGTCGACCAGCTCAAGCGCGGCGCGCTGGAGACCCCCTATTCGCGCGAGCTGATCGAGTTCAGCGCGTCTCACGCCAAGGCTTGA
- a CDS encoding HD domain-containing protein translates to MSDLTKAIQLAAAAHQGQIDKAGQPYVLHPLRVMLALEREDDRIVAVLHDVVEDTEISAGDLRCKGFSESVIEAVLALTRGHGETYDSFIARCATNDIARRVKLADIDDNMRPDRVEAAKLDSSLLERYRKARSILEAAAAL, encoded by the coding sequence ATGAGCGATTTGACAAAAGCCATCCAACTGGCCGCTGCGGCTCACCAAGGGCAGATCGACAAGGCCGGGCAGCCGTATGTCCTCCACCCGCTCCGCGTAATGCTCGCCCTTGAACGAGAGGATGATCGCATAGTGGCGGTGCTTCACGATGTTGTCGAAGACACTGAGATCAGCGCCGGCGATCTGCGTTGTAAAGGCTTCTCGGAATCCGTCATCGAGGCCGTGTTAGCCCTGACGCGCGGGCATGGAGAGACATACGACAGTTTCATCGCGCGTTGCGCCACCAATGACATCGCAAGACGGGTTAAGCTGGCCGACATCGATGACAATATGAGGCCAGATCGCGTCGAGGCCGCCAAGCTCGATTCGAGCCTGCTTGAGCGGTATCGGAAAGCGCGGTCGATCCTCGAAGCGGCGGCGGCCCTGTGA
- a CDS encoding peroxiredoxin, with the protein MSELVIGQAAPQFELPRDGGGILTLSDFAGKPVVLYFYPKDDTPACTQEAIDFSRLKPEFEKAGAIVVGMSPDSTKKHDKFKAKHQIGIDLVADEQLNTLSAYGVWTEKSMYGRKYMGVERTTFLIGKDGKIARIWNKVKVAGHAEEVLAAVRAL; encoded by the coding sequence GTGTCTGAACTCGTCATTGGCCAGGCCGCACCGCAATTCGAACTGCCGCGCGACGGCGGCGGCATCCTGACCCTTTCCGACTTCGCCGGCAAACCTGTGGTCCTCTATTTCTATCCGAAGGACGATACGCCCGCCTGCACGCAGGAAGCGATCGACTTCAGCCGCCTCAAGCCCGAATTCGAGAAGGCAGGGGCGATCGTGGTCGGCATGTCGCCCGACAGCACCAAGAAACACGACAAATTCAAGGCCAAACACCAAATCGGCATCGATCTCGTAGCCGACGAACAGCTAAATACGCTCTCGGCCTATGGCGTGTGGACCGAAAAGAGCATGTACGGCCGCAAATATATGGGCGTCGAACGCACCACCTTCCTGATCGGTAAGGACGGCAAGATAGCCAGAATCTGGAATAAGGTGAAAGTGGCGGGGCACGCCGAAGAGGTGCTGGCGGCGGTGCGCGCGCTCTAG
- a CDS encoding response regulator transcription factor yields MIRLAVVDDHPLLREGVVRSLSEIGGFEIVGQGASSEDAVRLMQEDPEIMLMDISMPGGGRPTGPASGSRC; encoded by the coding sequence ATGATCCGTCTGGCGGTAGTCGACGACCACCCCCTTCTGCGCGAAGGCGTGGTGCGCAGCTTGTCTGAGATCGGCGGGTTCGAGATCGTCGGCCAGGGTGCTTCGTCGGAAGATGCCGTCCGGCTGATGCAAGAGGATCCCGAGATCATGCTGATGGACATCAGCATGCCGGGTGGTGGGCGGCCGACCGGCCCGGCCTCAGGATCGCGCTGCTGA
- a CDS encoding ABC transporter permease codes for MLGVLAAVAFTFLGLLAITFFIGRVVPIDPVLAVVGDRAPRAVYEAARIEMGLDKPLIVQFLHYVGNVLTGDLGMSVSTGRPVAEDLARVFPATLEMATLGIIIGVLMGVPMGVYAASRQGSLLDQVIRVVGLLGYSVPAFWLGLVGLALFYAKLQWVGGPGRLDIFYDGMVDPVTGLILIDSLLAGETEIFFNAFSHIALPAAVLGFFSLAYIARMTRSFMLDQLAQEYVTTARVKGVSERLVLWRHAFRPILVPLITVIGLSYAGLLEGSVMIETVFSWPGIGNYLTTALLNADMNAVLGSTLVIGAVFIGINKISDVLYRVLDPRAR; via the coding sequence GTGCTTGGCGTCCTTGCTGCCGTTGCATTCACCTTCCTGGGCCTTTTGGCCATCACCTTCTTCATCGGCCGCGTGGTGCCAATCGACCCGGTGCTCGCCGTCGTCGGCGACCGCGCGCCGCGCGCCGTCTATGAGGCCGCCCGCATCGAGATGGGCCTCGACAAGCCGCTGATCGTGCAATTCCTCCACTATGTCGGCAACGTGCTGACGGGAGATCTCGGCATGTCGGTTTCGACCGGCAGGCCCGTCGCCGAGGATCTGGCCCGCGTCTTCCCGGCAACGCTTGAGATGGCGACGTTGGGCATCATCATCGGCGTGCTCATGGGCGTGCCGATGGGCGTTTATGCCGCCAGCCGGCAGGGCAGTCTCCTCGATCAGGTCATCCGTGTCGTCGGCCTGCTCGGCTATTCGGTGCCGGCCTTCTGGCTTGGCCTCGTCGGTCTTGCGCTGTTCTACGCCAAGCTGCAATGGGTCGGTGGCCCCGGCCGCCTCGATATCTTCTATGACGGCATGGTCGACCCGGTGACCGGCCTGATCCTGATCGACAGCCTGCTTGCCGGCGAAACCGAGATATTCTTCAACGCTTTCTCGCACATCGCGCTGCCTGCGGCCGTGCTCGGCTTCTTCAGCCTGGCCTACATCGCCCGCATGACGCGTTCCTTCATGCTCGACCAACTGGCGCAGGAATATGTCACCACCGCCCGCGTCAAGGGCGTGTCGGAGCGGCTGGTGCTGTGGCGTCATGCCTTCCGGCCGATCCTCGTGCCGCTCATCACCGTCATCGGTCTGTCTTATGCCGGCCTGCTCGAGGGCTCGGTCATGATCGAGACCGTCTTCTCCTGGCCCGGCATCGGCAACTACCTGACGACCGCGCTGCTCAACGCCGACATGAACGCCGTGCTCGGCTCGACGCTGGTCATTGGCGCGGTCTTCATCGGCATCAACAAGATTTCGGACGTGCTTTACCGCGTCCTCGACCCGAGGGCACGCTGA
- a CDS encoding HlyD family type I secretion periplasmic adaptor subunit, protein MVRTQLAELKARQARLVAERDNLDWVAFPTELVQNQHGFDVVSAGEMRLFRGNQLNRRSQKDQLELGVRQLGEEVKGLEAQLKSKSDEIALVAKEASKIKGLADRRLIEGARVYNSERDTARLGGERAEIEAGIARARARMSEIRLQIIAVDETARTEAQRELSIVEPKISELHERRAAIEDVLSRTDIRAPIAGTVNELSVHTIGGVITPAEKLVTLVPAEAKLKIEARLSPTDIDQISIGRPAKLRFSAFNQRTTPELQGAIAYVSPATSSDPASGQVYYVANVTVTSDELAKLENNKLLPGMPVEIYISTDERTAMSYLVKPLSDQFNRAFREQ, encoded by the coding sequence ATCGTTCGCACCCAACTCGCCGAACTCAAGGCGCGCCAGGCGCGGCTCGTCGCTGAGCGCGACAATCTCGATTGGGTCGCGTTCCCAACCGAACTGGTCCAGAACCAGCATGGGTTCGATGTGGTTTCGGCAGGTGAAATGCGCCTGTTTCGCGGCAACCAGCTGAACCGGCGCAGCCAGAAGGACCAGCTTGAACTCGGCGTCCGGCAGCTTGGCGAGGAGGTAAAGGGGCTGGAGGCCCAGCTGAAATCCAAGTCCGATGAGATTGCGCTCGTCGCCAAGGAAGCCTCGAAGATCAAGGGGCTGGCCGACCGCCGCCTGATCGAGGGCGCTCGTGTTTACAACAGCGAGCGGGACACCGCCCGCCTTGGCGGTGAACGTGCCGAGATCGAAGCGGGGATCGCGCGCGCCAGGGCGAGGATGAGCGAGATCAGGCTCCAGATCATCGCCGTCGACGAGACCGCGCGCACCGAGGCCCAGCGTGAACTGAGCATCGTCGAGCCCAAGATATCCGAGCTCCACGAAAGACGTGCGGCGATCGAGGACGTGCTGTCACGCACCGACATCAGGGCGCCGATCGCCGGCACCGTCAACGAGCTTTCCGTGCACACCATCGGCGGCGTCATCACGCCGGCCGAAAAACTGGTCACGTTGGTTCCCGCCGAAGCCAAGCTCAAGATCGAGGCCCGGCTTTCGCCCACCGACATCGACCAGATCTCCATAGGCCGCCCGGCCAAGCTCAGGTTCTCGGCGTTCAACCAACGCACGACGCCGGAGCTGCAAGGGGCCATCGCCTATGTCTCGCCGGCAACGAGCAGCGATCCCGCCAGCGGTCAGGTCTATTATGTCGCCAATGTCACGGTGACATCAGACGAATTGGCAAAGCTCGAAAACAACAAGCTTCTGCCGGGCATGCCCGTGGAAATCTACATCTCGACTGACGAGCGCACGGCCATGTCCTATCTGGTAAAGCCGCTTTCCGACCAGTTCAACCGGGCGTTCCGCGAGCAGTAG
- a CDS encoding GAF domain-containing protein, translated as MTDTAFAEALAAFDAAIATTTEVKGVWKALEALADVVVGAKLFTVMKLDWAKDLSGRTYTSHPDAYPVSGTKPINRTHWFDTIHVQRKPFVANTIKDIADVFPDHETIWSLGCGSVLNWPVFVGDTMLGTVNMLHEEHYYTPQRVEAANHLSLAAKAAFLAVEHIERR; from the coding sequence ATGACTGACACTGCATTCGCCGAGGCGCTGGCCGCCTTCGATGCCGCCATTGCGACCACGACCGAAGTCAAAGGCGTGTGGAAGGCTCTTGAGGCGCTGGCCGACGTTGTGGTCGGCGCCAAGCTCTTCACCGTCATGAAGCTCGATTGGGCCAAGGACCTTTCGGGCCGCACCTATACCAGCCATCCGGACGCCTATCCGGTCTCCGGCACCAAGCCGATCAACCGCACCCATTGGTTCGACACGATCCACGTCCAGCGCAAGCCCTTCGTTGCCAACACAATCAAGGACATCGCCGACGTTTTCCCTGATCACGAGACGATCTGGTCGCTTGGCTGCGGTTCGGTGCTCAATTGGCCCGTCTTCGTCGGCGACACCATGCTCGGCACGGTCAATATGCTGCACGAGGAACACTACTACACGCCCCAGCGTGTCGAAGCCGCCAACCACCTGTCGCTGGCCGCCAAGGCTGCCTTCCTGGCCGTGGAACACATCGAGCGCCGCTGA